A single Chaetodon trifascialis isolate fChaTrf1 chromosome 18, fChaTrf1.hap1, whole genome shotgun sequence DNA region contains:
- the smchd1 gene encoding structural maintenance of chromosomes flexible hinge domain-containing protein 1: MFYSGAQRHSASSKQEVRKTVCVYDCRYANAEAERWLETSGLDYNGFLRVLYKEFAIRPHEAFVLVTTDRTVLDFDKFEELENGSTLYLLQQENQALSVATKERINFIPHYDTLIKSGTYEYYASEGQNSLPYALAELIDNSLSATAKNTGLRTIEIQMLFDETLGKPAVIVLDNGCGMTSKQLSNWAVYRLSKFSRENSKFASKQEPYVRPDPVPRSLNSDISYFGVGGKQAVFYIGDSTRMISKPVGSPDVHELVLSKEAFERKEKNKEDVYSGTIRNRKPGDSSHVKKDDEHFLHALIAEECGKESFTAVVITGVLPEHIAFLKQDYKVWTRQLAHIYHYYIHGVNGNNRKSNSADDLLKIDIQITLREKPSVCPRVMSLREVDDDMETLFINAAVDTFEFKATTGDGGTVEGLIRYHPFLYDKETYPKDPNAMQASQEEEEDDTNEPRVQDQARGKRPIFVCFWNGRLIPYTTVSEFDWCTWNKGLKIPAECYSRISGVLFADDRFKVSTNKLTFMELELKLKNKDATHFTRVVNGQKQRGIINKEFAQWLQSCHDKYDKQIKFLGYKGTVIRPDVPKKMQHSWAVFSSIEWDGKIYRAGQLMKSVKTQRLLYGKVVHFLLHGDHKRDVYATGGQVEVCLEPRAFYDMTKIIPISKIDQNATDEAIQKNIDIDFAKLPDKLRVDWPEGNPWPQNAVRPSGTQFGPLKIEILNRREESIARMPSVGQGSGKKLCIEFKIVQHVGPKQDRDIVSYIAQQPTKWGFWFKKIGTLTHLGKYTMTLKTAISETNDNVFGGRALPSYELHFTIKEGNAESFVISELSSTLQVGVPFDIPLLMKDAHDHPTMPPPNLEPVLKCSDLDLCYEKVDSSGTLFTIRSVKLRGKVLNYQRSKPYELKVTLPGLKKDTQSVSIVLLPGKPHSLHVTPGDSPITVENGNTALFDIEIHDEAGNITANPKQTVRCQVQGLPSVAIDCSTSGAGQLATKPINLKLIKGEAQKLKVQFDMHNHKNVATVVRELKVLPSTRVSLMDVYSESDENLFLRNKEKIEWQAGDLLENLFYRLYDEAGREVPLSPEIASKIKVNWTGDVNLEDLAQGKLPDIQVPIQVDDEHFYQVSYQDQSVSVSFTIVPRPDEPTRLKAILPQNSVKLGETLPENICLQLVDQYDNVTSALTSTSVNHMSVEAEGLNKSAVTFTFQESSSSVLVSGVQFLSGTPGSREMCFTYMNYVVRVLLKVAPGVPAQLKLLSEPEQPLQVLNGRGIATPFVVQLCDKWGNPSPDQRVVVELKSSPPTLKVTTDVTSQPVNSESKASFTVTGVNGPKGYYQLQFVASFIMKPIYGPLVNLTVIPDPNKPVSLSVEYDTRAKCPAGGKFPVFSVTVVSDEGSPMTTFNPAAVSMFLWPGLPAGNTPPPTATELRCSRPMGNEKNDCFHFRDKEIPENVGKQTIQFSLRTDKTNFLFSNQITIDVVANQPVKLGPDSQPPTPAVSLSEDIASRTLVENMTLRIMDVYGNPTGQDLGGKVKVSIKNQSGDDTNRPVFEGRTNSCQFSLVEGKARITRLAVMENSPGEDGSSYILVFTPEVSMVSAPLAPFELPFFFYNDWENQQKVSELARRKNELTTAISAYKQAFSECSELLQLLTTSHLEASIKEDEQRKALIQRNVKVTQHFPDIDRLIAEKKAEANRIARLIRRVCSIQDDFQGQQDVLGMVGHLAFVQDDAAAWVISWHIRGDMDCVVTKTTAAAKRIYDNTQGRQQVMALDSVYVAPGKRSLPHMKGDRMLFEPTGNPVYARDLLIYTQDQESCDTVFKNLVRDTILIDDLDSANRYRRAVVQNKMPCPTILTRQGDRVSALGKFGGLQNKAPPINTLKVFGAPPPQEYYTVTKDTELLIQYRSALEKKVKAEKDRENHLKDMRSPEMLKNQQELEEKEKQLEDIERQRVSTPVRPVKRGLRHAAEPSGILTKRAKQGST; this comes from the exons ATGTTTTATTCGGGTGCTCAGCGTCACTCTGCATCCTCTAAGCAAGAAGTCCGCAAGACGGTCTGTGTTTACGACTGCCGCTACGCTAACGCAGAGGCGGAGAGGTGGCTGGAAACAAGCGGTCTGGACTATAACGGCTTTCTTCGAGTTCTCTACAAG GAATTTGCAATCCGTCCGCATGAAGCATTTGTGTTGGTCACAACTGACAGAACAGTCCTGGATTTTGACAAATTTG aGGAGCTTGAGAATGGCAGCACTCTGTACTTGTTGCAACAGGAAAATCAAGCTCTGTCAGTGGCAACGAAGGAGCGCATCAACTTTATTCCTCATTATGATACGTTGATCAAGAGCGGCACGTATGAGTACTACGCCAGCGAGGGCCAGAACTCGTTGC cGTATGCACTCGCTGAGCTTATCGACAACTCTCTTTCGGCCACAGCTAAAAACACAGGATTGAGGACGATAGAGATACAGATG ctgtttgatgAAACTCTTGGGAAACCTGCTGTGATTGTTTTGGATAACGGGTGTGGGATGACCTCCAAACAGCTCAGTAACTGGGCAGTGTACAGACTCTCTAAATTTTCCAGGGAAAACAGCAAATTTGCAAG taaaCAAGAGCCGTATGTCCGGCCTGATCCTGTCCCTCGTAGTCTCAACAGTGATATATCCTACTTTGGAGTTGGAGgcaaacaggctgttttctaCATTGGAGATTCAACCAGG ATGATCAGTAAGCCAGTGGGCTCCCCAGATGTCCATGAGCTGGTTCTGTCAAAAGAGGCAtttgagagaaaagagaagaacaaagagGATGTTTACAGCGGAACCATCAGAAACAGAAAG CCCGGTGACTCCTCACATGTGAAGAAGGATGATGAGCACTTCCTCCACGCCCTTATCGCCGAGGAATGTGGCAAGGAAAGCTTCACAGCCGTAGTCATCACGGGAGTCCTGCCTGAGCATATCGCCTTCCTGAAACAAGATTATAAAGTGTGGACCAGACAGCTAGC GCACATATATCACTATTACATTCATGGAGTCAATGGAAACAACAGGAAGAGCAACTCTGCTGATGATCTCCTTAAAATTGACATTCAG ATCACTTTGCGGGAGAAACCCTCCGTTTGTCCCCGTGTGATGAGTCTTAGGGAGGTTGACGATGACATGGAGACCCTGTTCATCAATGCTGCTGTGGACACGTTTGAGTTTAAGGCCACCACTGGAGACGGTGGGACGGTAGAGGGACTCATTCGGTATCATCCCTTCCTCTATGACAAGGAGACTTACCCTAAAGACCCCAACGCTATGCAAG CctctcaggaggaggaggaggatgacactAATGAGCCTAGAGTCCAGGATCAGGCAAGAGGGAAAAGACCAATATTTGTCTGTTTCTGGAATGGACGGCTCATACCTTACACCACAGTGTCTGA GTTTGACTGGTGCACTTGGAATAAAGGACTGAAAATCCCCGCAGAGTGTTACAGTCGCATTTCAGGGGTGCTTTTTGCTGACGACAGATTCAAGGTCAGCACGAACAAGCTCACCTTCATGGAACTGGAGCTGAAACTGAAGAACAAGGACGCTACGCACTTCACACGCGTCGTGAATGGACAG AAACAAAGAGGCATCATTAACAAGGAGTTCGCACAGTGGCTGCAAAGCTGTCATGACAAATATGACAAGCAAATTAAGTTCCTGGGCTACAAGGGGACCGTGATTCGACCAGATGTGCCGAAGAAAATGCAGCATTCCTGGGCTGTATTTTCCTCCATCGAATGGGACGGGAAAATATACAGAGCAGGCCAACTG ATGAAGTCTGTGAAAACGCAGCGCCTTCTGTATGGCAAAGTGGTTCACTTTTTGCTGCATGGAGATCACAAAAGAGATGTCTATGCCACAGGAGGACAGGTGGAAGTGTGTCTG GAACCCAGAGCATTTTATGATATGACCAAGATCATACCCATCTCCAAGATTGACCAAAACGCCACTGATGAAGCCATCCAGAAAAACATCGACATTGACTTCGCCAA GCttccagacaaactgagagTGGACTGGCCAGAGGGTAACCCCTGGCCACAGAATGCCGTCCGCCCATCTGGGACCCAGTTTG GGCCCCTCAAAATCGAAATTCTAAACAGGAGAGAAGAGTCGATAGCCAGGATGCCGTCAGTGGGCCAGGGATCAGGAAAAAAACTGTGCATTGAGTTCAAAATCGTGCAGCACGTTG GTCCTAAACAAGACCGAGACATTGTCTCTTACATTGCCCAGCAGCCAACAAAGTGGGGATTCTGGTTCAAAAAAATTG GGACTCTGACCCACCTGGGGAAGTATACTATGACTCTGAAAACTGCCATAAGTGAAACTAATGATAACGTGTTTGGAGGCAGAGCGCTTCCAAGCTACGAACTCCATTTCACCATCAAAG AGGGTAACGCTGAGAGTTTCGTCATCAGCGAGCTGAGCTCCACTCTTCAAGTAGGAGTGCCGTTCGACATTCCTCTGCTGATGAAAGACGCTCATGACCACCCGACGATGCCTCCTCCCAATCTCGAGCCTGTACTCAAATGCAG TGATCTGGACCTGTGTTATGAGAAAGTGGACAGCAGTGGGACGTTGTTCACCATCAGAAGTGTCAAATTAAGAGGAAAAGTCCTGAATTACCAACGATCCAAG CCATACGAGCTGAAAGTGACCCTGCCTGGCttgaaaaaagacacacagagtgtCAGCATTGTTCTTCTTCCAG GTAAGCCACATTCCCTCCATGTGACGCCAGGAGACAGTCCAATCACAGTGGAGAATGGAAACACTGCCTTGTTCGATATCGAAATACACGACGAAGCTGGAAACATCACCGCTAACCCCAAACAGACAGTCCGCTGCCAG gttcaGGGGCTTCCGTCGGTGGCGATTGACTGCAGCACCTCTGGAGCTGGACAGCTTGCGACAAAGCCCATAAACCTGAAATTAATCAAGGGAGAAGCACAAAAGCTCAAAGTTCAGTTCGACATGCAT AATCACAAAAACGTCGCCACAGTTGTGAGGGAGCTGAAGGTGCTGCCCAGCACCAGAGTCTCCCTGATGGACGTCTACAGCGAGAGTGATGAGAATCTTTTCCTGAGGAACAAGGAAAAGATAGAATGGCAGGCTGGAGACTTGCTGGAGAACCTGTTCTACAGGCTGTATGATGAGGCCGGCAGAGAAGTACCTCTCAGTCCTGAAATCGCCTCAAAGATCAAA GTCAACTGGACAGGAGATGTAAATCTGGAAGATCTGGCCCAGGGGAAGCTGCCTGATATACAGGTGCCCATACAGGTGGACGATGAGCACTTCTATCAGGTGTCCTACCAAGACCAGAGTGTGTCTGTCTCCTTTACCATTGT tcCTCGTCCAGATGAACCAACACGGCTGAAAGCAATTCTGCCCCAAAACTCAGTAAAGCTTGGTGAAACCCTCCCTGAAAATATAT GCTTGCAGCTTGTGGACCAGTATGACAACGTAACCAGTGCGCTTACGTCCACCAGTGTGAACCACATGAGTGTGGAAGCTGAGGGCCTGAACAAATCAGCCGTCACATTTACGTTTCAG gagagcagcagctctgttctgGTATCGGGGGTCCAGTTCCTGTCTGGGACTCCTGGCTCCAGAGAGATGTGCTTCACATACATGAACTATGTGGTCCGAGTTCTCCTCAAAGTGGCCCCTGGAGTTCCTGCACAGCTTAAACTACTTAGTGAACCAGAGCAG CCTTTGCAGGTGTTGAATGGCCGCGGCATCGCCACACCGTTCGTCGTCCAACTGTGTGACAAGTGGGGAAACCCCTCTCCAGACCAGAGGGTCGTGGTAGAGCTGAAGTCTTCACCTCCGACGCTGAAG GTGACGACAGATGTTACTTCACAACCCGTGAACTCAGAAAGCAAAGCATCTTTCACTGTTACCGGGGTGAACGGACCAAA GGGGTACtatcagctgcagtttgtagCGTCCTTCATCATGAAACCCATCTATGGTCCACTAGTGAATCTCACCGTCATCCCTGATCCCAACAaacctgtcagcctgtcagtggAGTACGACACCAGAGCCAAGTGTCCTGCTGGAGGAAAATTCCCAG tGTTCTCAGTGACCGTGGTGTCTGATGAAGGAAGCCCGATGACGACTTTTAACCCTGCTGCTGTGTCCATGTTTCTGTGGCCGGGACTGCCAGCAGGAAATACGCCTCCACCTACG GCCACTGAGCTGAGGTGCAGCAGGCCCATGGGGAATGAAAAGAATGACTGTTTTCACTTCAG agaTAAAGAGATCCCAGAAAATGTTGGAAAACAAACCATCCAGTTTTCTCTAcgaacagacaaaacaaacttcCTGTTCAGTAATCAG ATCACCATAGATGTGGTGGCCAATCAACCCGTCAAACTGGGCCCCGACTCTCAGCCACCGACCCCAGCTGTTTCTTTGAGTGAGGACATTGCCAGCCGAACATTGGTGGAGAATATGACTCTGAGGATAATG GATGTATATGGAAACCCAACCGGACAGGACCTGGGCGGGAAAGTGAAGGTTTCTATAAAGAACCAAAGTGGAGACGACACAAACCGTCCTGTGTTTGAAGGCAGAACCAACAGCTGTCAGTTTAGCTTGGTAGAAGGGAAGGCCCGAATCACG AGGCTGGCTGTCATGGAGAACAGCCCCGGGGAGGACGGCAGTTCATACATCCTCGTCTTCACACCTGAAGTGTCGATGGTTTCTGCTCCCCTGGCTCCTTTTGAGCTGCCCTTCTTTTTTTACAATG ATTGGGAGAATCAGCAGAAAGTGTCTGAACTAGCCAGGAGGAAAAATGAGCTCACCACTGCTATTTCTGCATATAAACAAGCCTTTTCTGAATGTTCTGAACTCCTTCAATTGCTGACCA CTTCTCACCTGGAAGCAAGTATAAAAGAGGATGAACAGAGAAAAGCGCTGATCCAGAGGAACGTGAAAGTAACACAACAT TTCCCAGATATTGACAGGCTGATAGCAGAAAAGAAAGCTGAAGCCAACAGGATCGCGAGACTTATCAGAAGAGTCTGCTCCATCCAGGATGACTTTCAGGGGCAGCAGGATGTTTTGGGAATG GTTGGCCACTTGGCCTTTGTGCAGGATGACGCTGCTGCCTGGGTGATCTCCTGGCATATCAGGGGCGACATGGATTGTGTCGTCACCAAaacgacagcagcagcaaagaggatCTATGACAACACCCAAGGCAGGCAGCAGGTCATGGCCCTCGACAGTGTGTATGTGGCACCGGGCAAGAG ATCGCTGCCACACATGAAAGGTGACCGCATGCTCTTTGAGCCCACCGGGAACCCAGTCTATGCCAGAGACCTCCTGATTTACACCCAAGACCAGGAGAGCTGTGACACCG TGTTTAAAAACCTCGTCAGAGACACTATCCTGATTGATGACCTGGACTCTGCAAACCGCTACAGACGGGCG GTGGTGCAGAACAAGATGCCGTGTCCCACCATCCTGAccagacagggagacagggtCAGTGCCTTGGGGAAGTTTGGAGGCCTACAGAACAAAGCCCCTCCGATTAACACATTGAAAGTGTTtggagccccccccccacaggaGTACTACACTGTTACGAAAGACACAG AACTGCTCATCCAGTACCGCTCAGCTCTGGAGAAGAAGGTAAAGGCAGAAAAGGACCGTGAGAATCACTTAAAAGACATGAGGTCTCCAGAAATGCTGAAGAATCAGCAAGaactggaggagaaagagaaacagctggaggacatTGAGAGACAGCGTG TGTCAACCCCAGTAAGACCAGTGAAGCGGGGTCTTCGGCATGCTGCTGAGCCATCTGGCATCCTTACAAAGAGAGCAAAGCAGGGGTCCACATAA